Proteins from a genomic interval of Nostoc sp. TCL240-02:
- a CDS encoding chloride channel protein — protein sequence MWHLSILQHFRQLLRPQRRLAIFEACLIGLVSALGAVLLKTGVGWLGAWRVQTSLLLPAWFVLPGIGLTCGLLAGWLVERVAPETSGSGIPQVKAVLANVPIALDLRVALVKLVGGILALGSGLALGREGPTVQLSAALASQLSRWFPTSPDHRRQLIAAGAGAGLAAAFNTPIAGVLFVVEELLQDFSGFTLGTAILASFIGAVVSRLLGGRSLDLNLALTASKTNFFVQDIPFYLVLGILAGLLGALFNRGIISSLTVYRRSLRFGLPARVGLAGLVSGVIVALLPLAFRDNTGLREILITGEASWSIAAIAFFSQFILTLVAYGSGVPGGLFAPALTLGAALGYLVGIGEHSLLLPLGIQSGLPITFALAGMGAFFTAVARVPITGIIIVFEMTTDFNLVLPLMIGSVTSYLVAEKLVPGSLYDKLLEWNGITLKKESPTEGIITKLTAKDVMQQQVETLDAEMPLDEAMQAFARSHHRGFPVVEDSKLVGIVTQSDLLKIRDRNLANDISLKEIMTPVPMTVTPIHTLSNVLYLLDRYQISRLPVVDGRKLIGIITRGDIIRAEADHLNCDNRTPKLRPQPSYVVYQTRSPSTGSGRLLVPVANPETAGILLLMAAAIARDRHYEIDCVQVMLIPRHSSPSETQVRTAKSRRLLRQAEVLAKKWKIPLHTQIRVTHDVAQAILETINEQHIDLILMGWKGNTSTPGRIFGSVVDTIIRQATCEVVLVKLGKTPQSPIPNPQFNRWLVPMAGGPNSPLAIKLLPALITLGNDPQIRLTQVFKPSELKPDMSISEQAIRHLMRRRKLSSTVVALPVQADSVAEGVINLVNTEGYDVVVLGASREGLLQQAIQGNIPEAIASGVEITVILVRGAIHK from the coding sequence ATGTGGCATCTATCTATTCTCCAACACTTTCGCCAACTGCTGCGGCCACAACGTCGTTTAGCCATCTTTGAAGCTTGTCTAATTGGCTTAGTTTCGGCTCTTGGAGCAGTCTTACTTAAGACGGGGGTAGGATGGCTAGGTGCATGGCGAGTGCAGACATCATTACTATTACCAGCTTGGTTTGTGCTACCTGGTATCGGACTCACCTGTGGATTACTCGCCGGATGGTTGGTGGAGCGTGTAGCACCAGAAACTTCTGGAAGCGGCATTCCTCAAGTCAAGGCAGTGCTGGCCAATGTACCAATTGCTCTAGATTTACGGGTTGCTTTGGTTAAGCTAGTAGGCGGGATTCTGGCATTGGGTTCTGGGCTAGCTTTAGGGCGAGAAGGACCAACAGTTCAGTTAAGTGCAGCCCTAGCATCTCAACTCAGTCGCTGGTTTCCGACTTCGCCAGACCACCGCCGCCAGTTGATTGCTGCTGGTGCAGGAGCAGGATTAGCGGCTGCCTTCAATACGCCGATCGCAGGTGTATTATTTGTCGTAGAAGAACTTCTACAGGATTTCTCTGGCTTTACCCTTGGCACTGCAATTCTAGCTTCCTTCATTGGTGCAGTTGTCTCGCGTTTATTAGGTGGTCGCAGTCTGGATCTCAATCTGGCATTAACTGCTTCCAAGACCAACTTTTTTGTTCAAGATATTCCTTTCTATTTGGTGTTGGGAATTTTGGCTGGGTTGTTGGGAGCGCTGTTTAATCGAGGCATTATCAGTAGCTTAACTGTTTACCGCCGCTCTCTCCGTTTTGGATTACCTGCTCGTGTGGGACTCGCTGGGCTAGTATCTGGGGTAATTGTAGCGCTACTACCACTAGCATTTCGAGATAACACAGGACTACGAGAAATTTTGATTACGGGTGAGGCTAGCTGGTCAATAGCTGCGATCGCCTTTTTCTCCCAGTTTATCTTAACCTTGGTAGCTTATGGCTCTGGTGTACCGGGAGGATTATTTGCTCCCGCTTTAACTTTGGGGGCTGCCCTTGGCTACTTGGTCGGTATAGGAGAACACAGCCTGCTGCTTCCTCTGGGGATACAGAGTGGATTGCCAATTACCTTTGCTTTAGCAGGAATGGGCGCATTTTTTACGGCAGTCGCCAGAGTCCCAATTACGGGGATAATAATTGTGTTTGAAATGACAACAGATTTCAACCTAGTGTTACCCTTAATGATTGGCTCTGTAACATCCTATCTAGTTGCCGAAAAGCTAGTGCCAGGATCGCTATACGATAAACTTTTGGAGTGGAATGGCATCACGCTCAAAAAAGAATCTCCTACAGAGGGGATAATCACAAAGTTAACAGCCAAAGATGTGATGCAGCAACAGGTAGAAACTCTAGATGCAGAGATGCCTTTGGATGAAGCAATGCAAGCTTTTGCCCGTTCCCACCATCGCGGCTTCCCCGTGGTAGAAGATAGCAAGCTGGTGGGGATTGTCACACAATCAGATTTGTTGAAAATTCGCGATCGCAATTTAGCCAATGATATTTCTTTAAAAGAAATAATGACACCTGTCCCGATGACAGTAACACCAATCCACACCCTGAGCAATGTACTGTATTTACTAGATCGCTATCAAATCAGTCGCTTACCAGTAGTAGATGGACGGAAACTGATCGGGATTATCACCCGTGGAGATATTATTCGGGCAGAAGCAGATCATCTCAATTGTGATAACCGGACTCCTAAACTGCGACCACAACCTTCTTATGTAGTTTACCAAACGCGATCGCCTAGCACAGGTAGCGGTAGATTATTAGTTCCAGTTGCAAATCCTGAAACCGCAGGTATTTTATTACTTATGGCAGCAGCTATTGCCCGCGATCGCCATTATGAAATAGATTGCGTGCAAGTTATGCTGATACCCCGCCACAGTTCCCCATCAGAAACACAGGTAAGAACGGCAAAAAGTCGCCGCTTGCTAAGACAGGCAGAAGTCTTAGCAAAAAAGTGGAAAATCCCCTTGCACACGCAGATTCGAGTTACCCACGATGTAGCCCAAGCAATTTTAGAGACAATCAACGAACAACACATCGACCTAATTTTAATGGGATGGAAAGGTAACACATCTACCCCTGGTCGGATTTTTGGTAGCGTTGTAGACACCATAATTCGTCAAGCCACCTGCGAAGTCGTGTTAGTAAAATTAGGCAAAACCCCCCAATCCCCAATCCCCAATCCCCAGTTCAATCGCTGGCTAGTTCCAATGGCTGGTGGCCCTAATTCCCCCTTAGCGATTAAGTTGTTACCAGCTTTAATTACATTGGGAAACGATCCGCAAATTCGTTTGACACAGGTGTTTAAGCCATCTGAACTCAAGCCAGATATGTCAATTTCAGAACAAGCCATTCGCCATTTGATGCGGCGGCGAAAATTATCTAGTACTGTAGTTGCGCTCCCAGTACAAGCTGATTCAGTCGCTGAAGGTGTGATTAACCTAGTGAATACCGAAGGTTACGATGTTGTAGTTTTGGGCGCTTCCCGCGAGGGATTATTGCAGCAAGCAATTCAAGGTAATATTCCAGAAGCGATCGCCTCTGGTGTAGAAATTACAGTGATTTTAGTCAGAGGTGCAATTCACAAATGA
- a CDS encoding TldD/PmbA family protein, producing the protein MGSENLSQDTLAEQLLELAIKSGAEAAEVYQSRSLSRPVFFEANRLKQLETNQSEGTALRLWRNGRPGLTVAYGSVLAEVMVEKALALSHLNEPETVELGSNFQPSYPDLGEGVPIEILVDWGKEAIALIRDAYPDVVCNGDWECDIETTRIVNTKGLDCYYTDTTLNCYVSAEWVRGDDFLSVADGQTKRGELHPERLANQILQRLIWAKENVSPPTGRVPILFTSKAADMLWGTVQAALNGKQVLEVSSPWAERLGNQVVASSLTLYQDPEAGPYSCPFDDEGTPTQSLVFIQNGVLQHFYGDRTTGRQLGTDTTGNGFRPGLGSYPTPGLFNFLIQPGSASLPDLIQQLDDGLIVDQMLGDGGSISGDFSINVDLGYRVQNGQVIGRVKDTMVAGNVYTALKQLVALGDDGDWNGSCYTPSLIVEGLSTTGRNN; encoded by the coding sequence ATGGGTTCTGAAAATTTGTCACAAGATACACTAGCCGAACAGTTGCTGGAACTAGCTATAAAATCTGGAGCAGAAGCTGCTGAGGTGTATCAGTCGCGATCGCTTTCTCGTCCAGTGTTTTTTGAGGCAAACCGGCTCAAACAGCTAGAAACTAACCAATCTGAAGGTACAGCACTACGGCTTTGGCGAAACGGTCGTCCAGGGCTGACGGTGGCTTACGGTTCTGTCTTAGCCGAAGTGATGGTGGAAAAAGCTCTGGCATTAAGCCACCTGAATGAACCCGAAACTGTAGAATTAGGCTCTAACTTTCAGCCCTCCTACCCAGATTTAGGAGAAGGTGTACCGATAGAGATTTTGGTAGATTGGGGCAAAGAAGCGATCGCACTCATCCGTGATGCCTATCCCGATGTTGTGTGCAATGGTGACTGGGAATGTGATATTGAAACTACCAGAATAGTCAACACTAAAGGTTTAGATTGTTACTACACTGATACTACGCTCAACTGCTATGTATCAGCAGAATGGGTACGTGGCGATGATTTTTTAAGTGTTGCTGATGGTCAAACCAAGCGGGGGGAACTTCACCCTGAAAGATTAGCGAACCAAATTTTACAACGGTTAATTTGGGCTAAAGAAAATGTCTCACCCCCTACTGGTCGTGTCCCGATTTTGTTTACTTCTAAAGCCGCCGATATGCTTTGGGGTACTGTGCAAGCCGCTTTGAATGGCAAGCAAGTCTTAGAAGTATCTTCACCTTGGGCAGAACGTTTAGGGAACCAAGTCGTTGCATCCAGTCTAACTCTCTACCAAGATCCAGAAGCTGGCCCTTATAGTTGCCCTTTTGATGATGAAGGGACTCCGACTCAATCTTTAGTATTTATCCAAAATGGGGTTTTACAGCATTTCTATGGCGATCGCACCACCGGTCGTCAACTGGGTACTGACACTACTGGAAATGGTTTTCGCCCTGGTTTGGGCAGCTATCCCACTCCTGGTTTATTTAATTTTCTCATCCAGCCAGGTTCGGCATCGTTACCAGATTTAATTCAACAACTAGATGATGGCTTGATTGTGGATCAAATGCTGGGTGATGGTGGCAGTATTTCTGGTGATTTTTCGATCAACGTAGATTTAGGCTACCGCGTCCAAAATGGTCAAGTAATTGGGCGCGTTAAGGATACTATGGTTGCAGGTAATGTTTACACAGCCCTGAAGCAATTGGTTGCACTGGGCGACGATGGTGATTGGAATGGTTCTTGTTATACTCCATCTCTGATAGTAGAAGGGCTATCCACTACGGGGAGAAACAATTAA